The nucleotide sequence GACGAGATAAAACTTGCTCGTAATATAGATATACATGATTTTAGTATTTTAATACCAACTGCATTCATCGGATTATTAGTAGCGTTTTATATTATTTTTAAATACATTCCATACAACCAAAGATTTACATTTATTATTTCAGGACTAATCGGAGGAATTTTAGGTTTTTATTTCTGGTTGATTTTATTTGGAAAGCATATACTTCCTTAATTATATTTTATGACAACATTAGGCACCTTATATTTAATTCCTGTAATGTTAGGCGATACAGCAGCTAACGAAGTTTTACCAGCAAGTGTAATGCGTACGGTTTCGCTAATTGACGATTATGTTGTGGAAAACAGCAAAGTTGCCCGCAAGTTTATTAAAGCAATTGATCCGGAAAAAGTTCAGGCTAGTTTAAATTTGTTTGAACTGAACAAACATACCGATGCCAAAGAACTAAAAACATTTATTCAGCCCTTATTGGAAGGAAAAAACATGGGATTAATGAGCGATGCCGGTTGCCCAGGTGTTGCAGATCCGGGTGCAGTGATTGTGGCTATGGCACATGAAAAAGGCATAAAAGTGGTGCCGCTTACAGGACCGTCATCCATTCTACTTTCGTTGATGGGTTCGGGTATGAACGGACAATCGTTTACTTTTAACGGATACCTTCCTATTGATAAATCTGATAAAAAAACCATGTTGAAAAATTTGGAAAAATGGTCGTTTGAAAGAAACCAATCGCAACTTTTTATTGAAACGCCTTATCGAAACAATCAATTGATGGAAGAAATGGTTCAAACATTGCATCCAAACACTTCGCTGTGCGTTGCGTGCGACTTAACATTACCCAAAGAAATCATGCTTACCAAACCAGTCAGTTTCTGGAAAAAACATAAAATAGATTTGCACAAACGTCCGTGTATCTTTATCATTCATAAAAAATAAGCAAAACATAAAGTTTTGCTTATTTTTTTATTCCATATAAAAATCCTAACCGCATACGGATGAGCATTTTTTTTACAAAATTCCAGAAAAACTTATGTTGCCCAAATAAGGTTCCTATGATAATCAATAAAACCTTGTAAACAGGCAAAATTAAAATTAATGACAACGGCCAATAGATCAACGGGTGCAAACTTTCTTTTGTAATACCAATCATTTCTAAAATAGGTCTTGTAATATAAGCCGAAGTGCTTCCGGTTATAGCAAAAACCACCAAAATTATAATAAATTGAAAATTAGAAGTTATTCCCCACTTTTCCTTTAATGATGCCATAGTGCAATTATTTCTCGTTGCAAATTTACATTATTTAATCTAATTTTAAATTATTCATCCGTTGATAATACAACAAATAGTGGTACAGCATATAATTCACTTCATATCCATAATGCGTTTGGTTGTTGTAATCAATTGTATAATCAATTCCGCTGTTTGGTTGCAGTGCTTTCGCATTCCATTGCT is from Paenimyroides aestuarii and encodes:
- a CDS encoding SAM-dependent methyltransferase gives rise to the protein MTTLGTLYLIPVMLGDTAANEVLPASVMRTVSLIDDYVVENSKVARKFIKAIDPEKVQASLNLFELNKHTDAKELKTFIQPLLEGKNMGLMSDAGCPGVADPGAVIVAMAHEKGIKVVPLTGPSSILLSLMGSGMNGQSFTFNGYLPIDKSDKKTMLKNLEKWSFERNQSQLFIETPYRNNQLMEEMVQTLHPNTSLCVACDLTLPKEIMLTKPVSFWKKHKIDLHKRPCIFIIHKK
- a CDS encoding DUF6787 family protein, yielding MASLKEKWGITSNFQFIIILVVFAITGSTSAYITRPILEMIGITKESLHPLIYWPLSLILILPVYKVLLIIIGTLFGQHKFFWNFVKKMLIRMRLGFLYGIKK